The window CCCCGTCGCGAGCGTGTGCTCGTCCGTGACGCCGGAGCGAACCAGGACGGTCGTCAGCCCGCCGCGCTCGCCGAGCGCGATGTCGGTATCGAGCCGGTCGCCGACCACGAGACACTCGTCGGGGTCGGACAGAGCCGCGAGCGCCGCGTCGAGGGCCTCTCCGGAGGGTTTGCCGACCACGATGTCGGGCTCGCGTTCGGCGACGCCCGCCACCGCGTTGATGATGGCACCCGACCCCGGCACCGACCGCCCGTCGTCGGTGGGGATCGTGACGTCGGGGTCGGTGCCGACGAACGCCGCGCCGGCTTCGAGCGCCCGGAGCCCCGCGGTCATGTCGTCGTAGGTGAACCCCCGGTCGTAGGAGGCCACCAGCACGTCACAGGCTTCGGGGTCCTCGACCAGCGCCAGCCCCGCGGCCTCGAACAGCGAACGGAGGCCCGACGAGCCGATGAGGAAGACCCGGTCGTCGGGGTGTTCGCGCGTGAGGTAGTCGGTCGTCACCGTGGCGGCCGACCGGATGGTTTCGGGGTCGACGTCGAAGCCCATCCCCGCGAGCCGGTCGGCGAACCCCGCGGCCGACCGTGTGGGGTTGTTCGAGAAGAAACAGGGGGTGTAGCCCGCCTCGCGGAGGGCGTCGATGCCGCGGCGCGCACCCGGAACGGGCGTCTCGCCCCGGTAGACCGTGCCGTCGAGGTCGATTATCACGCCACGGGTAGTCATTGGAAACGCTGGGGCGCGGAGCGGCTAAATCCTGGTGTTTCGGCCGACCTCACGACGAGCGAACGAGCGGTTCGTACCACTCCCGGTTGTCCTGATACCAGTCGATGAAGCGCTCGACGCCGCTCCGGATGTCCTCGGTCGGTTCGTAGCCGATCAGCTCCCCGGCCTTCGAGACGTCGGCGTGGGTGTGTTCGGCGTCGCCGGCCTGTCGCTCGCCGTACTCGATGTCGAGCTCGGGTGCGATGGCGTCCCGGACGGTCGTCGCGAGCGTCTCGATCGAGACGGTGTCGGTGCTGCCGATGTTCATGGTCTCGCCGTCGGCGGCGTCGGTGTCGAGGAGTTTCGCGTTCGCGCGGACGATGTCCGCGACGTAGGTGAAGTCCCTGGTCTGCGAGCCGTCGCCGTAGACCACGGGCGGTTCGTCGTTCGTACACCGCGAGACGAAGTTCGAGATGGCCATGTTGGGTCGCATCCGCGGGCCGTAGACGGTGAAGTACCGGAGCGCGACGGTCGGGATGTCGTAGAGGTCGCCGTAGACCCGGACGTAGTTCTCGGCGGCGAGCTTCGAGACGCCGTAGGGACTCACCGGCGTCGTCGGCTGGTCCTCCTGGTAGGGCAAGGAGACGGGCTTTCCGTACACCGACGACGAACTCGCGAACACCACGCGCTCGACGCCCGACTCGCGGGCCGCATCGAGCACGTTGAGCGTCCCCTCGACGTTGATGTCGTCGACCTTTCGGGGGTTCTCGACGCTCGTGCGGACCCCCGCCTGTGCGGCCTGGTGGAAGACGTACTCCGCGTCCGCGACGAGGTCGTGGACCGTCTCGGCGTCCCGGACGTCGCCCTCGACGAACTCGTAGCTCCCGCCGTCCTCGGCCGCGGTGCGCGCGGCCTCGATGGTCCGTCGTTTGATGCCCACGTCGTAGAACGGTTCGAGGTTGTCGAGCGCGACCACGTCGTGGCCCTCGCGAACGAACGTCTCGGCGAGATGGCCACCGATGAACCCCGCACCGCCCGTTACCAAGATCATTTTCGGATGCGAGAAAGCCAGGCGCATAAAACCTACCGAATGTCGCTCGTCGGGCCTCGGGAACCGTCATCGCCACACGCACCGGCCGCGTATCGAACCGTTTTTGCCCCGCCTGCGTCTCGAACGACCGATGCGAATCCTCCGGGTCGCGCAGAAGGTCTATCCGGACGTCGTCGGCGGCGGCCCCTACCACGTCCACGCGCTCAGCCGCGACCAGGCCGCGATGGGCCACGACGTGACGGTGCTCACGATCGGCGAGGACGGCCCGCGCCGCGAGGAACGCGACGGCTACACCGTGATCCGTCGGCCGGCGACCGCCGAACTCCTCGGCAACGACATCTCGGTCGGGGTCGCGCGATTCCTCCGGCAGGCCGACGACTACGACGTCGTCCACGCCCACTCACACCTCTACTTCTCGACGAACCTCGCGGCGCTGAAACGCCGGCTCGACTCGACACCGCTCGCGATCACGAACCACGGCCTCTACTCCCAGTCCGCCCCCGAGTGGGTGTTCCGGCTGTACCTCCGGAGCCTCGGCCGGGCGACGTTCAACACCGCCGACGCGGCGTTCTGTTACACCGTCGAGGACGCCTCGCGCCTCCGGGAGGTCGGGGTGCGAAGCGACATCCACGTGGTTTCGAACGGCATCGACGAGACACGATTCTCACCGGAGGGCCCGGCACGCTCGGGGATCGCCGGCGACCCCGCGGTGGTGTTCGTCGGCCGGCTCGTCGAGGGGAAGCGGCCCGGCGACGCGCTGGCGGCCATCGAGACGGTCCGCGAGACACACCCGAACGCGCGGCTCTGGTTCGTCGGCACCGGGCCGCTCCGGACGGAACTCGAAGACCGCGTCGCCGAGCACGGCCTCGACGACGCGGTGGGGTTCCTCGGCGAGGTCGACTACGAGGCGATGCCGGCGGTCTACCGCGCCGCCGACCTCTTCGTGCTCCCGAGCCGCGCCGAGGGGCTCCCGCGGACGGTGCTCGAAGCGCTCTCGACGGGCACGCCGGTCGTGACGAGCGACCTCACCCAGATACGGTCCGTGGTCGACGGAGCCGGCGTCACCGTCCCCGTGGGGAACCAGGAGGGCTTCGCGAGCGCGATCGACGATCTCGCGGACGACGAGGAGCGGTACGCACGCTACAGCGAGCAGGGTCGCGAGCGGATCGCCGAGGAGTACTCGTGGTCGGCGACCGCGAGGAAGACGACGACCCACCTGGCGGCACTCTGCGGGGCCGACCCACTGACCGACGAGCCGGTTTCGGACTGACTCGCGCTCAGCGGTTCAGAGATAGCCGAGGTCTTCGAGCCGGTCCTTCGTCGCGTCCGTCATCGACACCGACCCCGAGGCCTCGCTGTGTTCGAACGACTCCAGCCAGTCGTCGAGCACGGTTTCGAGCTCGGCGACTCGGTCGGAGCTCTCGTCGGCGAGGTCGGTCGATTCCTCGGGGTCGGTTCGTACCTCGTACCGTTCCCGCGTGCCGTCCGACCCGCGGATCAGTTTGTCGTCGTCGGTTCGGACCGCCCGGAGCGACCGATCGTACGGGAACCCGTCGGGCAGGGGACCGACCTGCTCGCGGAGCGCATCCATCGAAGGTTGTGGAGCCATGTACTCGGCGATGGCGTGGGTCCGGGGGTCGGCGTTCGCGTCGGGGTGGAACGACCGGCCCTGGATGGACTCGCGCATCGCGGGCGCGTCGAGATCGGCGGCGTCGAGCAGCGTCGGCGCGAGGTCGGTGAGCTGAACGAGGTCCTCGACCCGGCCACCGCCGTCGAACGCGCCGCCGGCCACGACGAGCGGGACGTGGAGGAGGCTGTCGTAGAGGGAGTACTGGTGGTCCATCAGGCCGTGGTCACCGATGTTCTCGCCGTGGTCGCCCGTCACGACGAGGACCGTATCCTCCCACTCGCCGGTGGCTTCGAGATAGCCACGGAGGTCGCCGATGCGACGGTCGAGGTAGGCGATCTCGGCGTTGTAGAGCCCGTGGAGGATGTCGAAATCCGCCTCGGTGTGCGATTCGTGACCGGTGATGTAGGCCCACGCGTCCTGTGAGACCGCCATCGCGTCGTCGTAGGTCACGCCGTTCGGGAGGTACTGTTCGGCGAGGGCGCGCGGCGGGTGATATTCGAGGTGGGGTTCGAGGTAGTTGACGAACGTGAAGAACGGCTTCCGGGAGGAGCGGTCGGCGAGCCACCCCCGAAGCCACTCGTTAGTTCGCCTCGCGCCGTCGTCGGTTCGCTTCCGAAAGAACTGGCCGTAGACCGCGTTCGCGGCGTTGATCGCCGGGTTGCCGTCGAGCAGCCGCGCGGCGAGGGCTCGAACCATCTCGCTCCCGCGTTTCGTTCGTGCCACCTCGCCGAGGTCGGTGTCGGTCTGGACGTACTGCCAGGTCTTGTAGAGAGTCTCGAACCCGCGCGCGAACCCGAACTCCTCGGAGATCCAGGTGTTGTTCGAGACGGCGACCGTCTCGTAGCCGTTCGATCGAAAGGCCTCGGCGAGCGTCGGGAGACCCTCGTCGAGATGTTTGTGTCCCGCGTGGGCACCGTGTTTCGAGGAGTAGGTCCCGGTGAACAGGCCGGCGTGGGACGGCAGCGTCCACGGCGCACTGGCGAACGCGTTGGTGTACTCGGTTCCCTCCTCGGCGAGTCGGTCGATGGCCGGAAGCCGTGTCTCACGGTGCGCGGACCGGACGACGTCTCGTGCGCGCGCGGTGTCCATCACGACGACCACGACGTTGGGGCGGGATACCATCGATCGGATGGCACAAATCGGGACGCGCCGGCCTAAATAGATTTTCAGTCGCGCCGACTCTCGCTCGGTCCAGCGGCGGTGCCACCCAGCTCCCGATAGAGCTCGATGTGTGAGGCGGTCGTGGTCCGGATGTCGAACTCGGTGGCTGCACGCTCGTAGCCGTTCTCCCCGAGCGGTTCGTCCGTTCTTAGGGCTTCGACCATCGCCTCGGCGAGGCGCTCGGGATCGTTCGGTGGAACCAATAGGCCGGTCCGGCCGTGGTCGACGACCTCCGGGATCCCCTGTACGTCGGTCGCCACGACCGGCAGTTTCGCGGCCATCGCTTCCAGGAGTACGATACCGAACGACTCTCGGGTCGACGAGAGCACGAACGCGTCCGCGAGCCGGTAATAGGGATGGATCGTTGGCACACGGCCCGTGACACGAACGTTGTCATCGAGACCGCGTTCCCGAACTGCCGACCGAAGTTCGTTCTCCAGTTCGCCCCAACCGACTATGAGTAGTTGTGCATCGGGTCGCATCTTAACGACATGACTCATCGCCTTGATCAGCGTATGCTGTGATTTCTGCGGGAAATATCGTCCGACATTCAGGAGAATAGGACCATCACCGAGACCCCACTCATGCCGTATGGAATCAGTTTTAGCTGTTCGTACCTCTGTCCCGAACTCCTCCGTGTCGAGTCCGTTGTGGATCGTACACCACTGGTGAGTTTGGCCCGGTTCGTACGCATGCGATTCGCCCGTAAACAGCCGTTCAACGGCTTTCGAGACCGCAACTGTGCGAGAATCGAGCGGCCGTGTGAGCCGTTCGAGGAGCCGCGTGATCGGGTGATAGTTGTTCGGAGCGCTGTGTTGAGTACTCACGACGGCGTCGATGCCGCCGAGCCGCCCGAAGACACGGCCCACCGTCTGAGAGTACGGGAGGTGGGCGTGGAGCACGTCGAACTCCTCGCGTCGAAAGAATCGGGCCATCCGAGCGAGCGCACGCGGGTCGAACTTGAACTCGGCTTCGAAGTCCACGACCCGCGCTCCGGCGGTTTCGAACGCCGGAACCAGCGTGTCATCGCCCTCGATGAAACACACCGTGTACTCGATATCGGTCGTAGAATCGGTATTTCTCACGATATCGAGCAGTAGCGTCGGTGCGCCACCGGGTGCGAGCTGATTGATCAGGAAACAGACTTTCATCGGGAGAGCTTGCTGAGTCTGGGATAGGAACCGGTGGAGGAAAACCTGTCCTTTCGTGGCCGATTTGTTCGGTCCGCCCGTCCGCTCGATTCAGGAGCGTGCTTTCGATCAATCTCGCACGAATCCTTGCGGTCACGTCAACCGTACAGACCGGTGAGCGGGTGTACCCAGCAGACCATCGTCGTGTCTCGTTTTTACCGGTGAAAGCTGATTTAGCCTGTATTCTGTGAGCCGACGAAGCCAGCGGACTCGTTCCGAGTGAACTGTTAGATGGAGCGCAGCGCCGTACTCGATTCGCTGTTCCCTGTCTGTCTTCTGACCGGTACGTTGCTGGCGGCGACACCGATCGGTTCCGGATCAGATACGTGGTTACTACCAATGCCTACATCGTTGTACTCGTGATTTCGTTCGTCCGCTGGGCGGGCTACCTATCAGTTCAATGCCGTAATCGCACTACAGCACGTTTCACCCCTCGTGCGGCCTCGTAACCTCGATTGCCGAGCAACGTTGCCCCAATATATGGGTAGGCTTCCCACAGTGCCGGATAGTGGAATACAGCACGGAGCAATTGTTCTCGCCCTTCGGCGTAGGCATGATTCGAGAGCGCGGACCGACCGAGTCGATACTGTATTGCTGCGACCATCTGCCGATGAAAAAGCCGGCCGTATTCACGGGCCCAATCCTCGTATTTCTCGCGAAACAGCGGAACCGTCCGATCGCGTTTCTTTCGATAACTCCGGCTGATCTGGTCGCCGGACGAGTCCGTATGCCGTGTAACGAGTACTGTTGGCACCGATTCAAAGGAACATTCCCGTGAGAGCCGGAGGTAGTAATCCCAGTCCTGCCAGCTTGGAAATCGCTCGTCGAGGAGTCCGACATGCTCGACCGCATCGTGTCGTATCATCACGGACGAAAACGTTCCGATGAAATTGTGGAGTAGTAGCTTTTTTGTCACTTTCCCCGTATGTTTCGGCGTTTTTTCGTGGTTAGTGCGGTCTCTCGAATCGACGTTCCGAACCCCGGAATAGACGACGCCCACGTTCGGTGGAGCGTTCTCGAATACGGCGACCTGTCGTTCGATCTTCTCCGGGTGCCACTCGTCGTCATCGTCAAGGAACGCAATGAACTCGCCGCTGGCGGCTTCGATCCCGGTATTGCGTGCCGCGCTTCCTCCTCTATTCTTCTCGTGGCGAAGACATTGAACGTTCGCCACGAATCGGTCGTCGAGCCTCGAAAGCACCGTCTCTACCGGTTCGTCGGAGTGGTCGTCGACGACGATGACCTCTATCGGTGAGTAGGTCTGTGCTTCGATACTCGCAAGTGCACGCTCAAGTCGACCAGGACGGTTGTACGAGGGGATGATAGCAGTAACGAGCGGTTCCGTTGAATCATCGACCATGTAGCCGTACCGGTGAGGAGTCACTTAGCACCACAGGATCCATAGCCGATGAGGTCGTGTTGTTCCACTCTACTATCGAATACCGGGACATGTGGTGTACTCGTGCTCGACCGCACTGATGTTCGGTGCCCCCACGTCTTCGAGATGCATGATGGATATAGCATTCGAGGTCAACGGCCACTTGCGAAGCCGGTTAAGCACTTTGTCGACCGCGCCGGTGGGAAGTGGCAACGAGGTCGCCAACCCTCTCGCCGGTCATCGGAGGCGTTCCGGCTGACGGTCGTCGGGAACGGCGGTCTCCGCTCCGAACTCGAAGCCCAGACACGGAATCACGGGCTAGAGTCGGCCGTCACGTTCGCCGGCCGGGTCCCGAACGACGACCTCCCGGGGATCTACGCCGCTCACGACGTCTTTTGCTATCCGGGCCGGTGGGACGAACCGTTCGGACGGGTCTTCCTCGAAGCCCTCGCGACCGGCACCCCGACCGTCGCCAGCGACGTCGGGAGCGTCGGCGACATCGTGGGTGGCGGTGGCCGGACCACCGACGGAACGCCACACGGGTTCGTCGACACGATACTGGGTCTCGTCCGCACTGGGAAACTCCGGACCGTCTCCGAGGCCGCGACACGGAAGGTCGAGGAGTACCGGGCCGAGACGGTCGTACCGCGGTTCGTGGCGCTGTACGAGCGGTCGCTCGACAGGTAGATCCTTCGATGTCCTACGGTCGCGGGATGGCTCGATGAGGGACGAGTCGGCGATTCAGGACCCGACGTCGACGACCTCGTAGCCGATGCCGCCCTGGCGGAGTTCGTCGGTGTGGGCCGAGAGCAGGTCCGCCGTCGCGAGCACCAGCACGTCGAGCCCCTTCGTGGCCGCCTCGCGAACCGCGGGCGCGGTGGCGAACCGGATGTCGATGTCGATCCCCGCGGCGCGAGCGGTCGCGAGGGCCTCGGTGCCGGCGGTCGCCACGAGGTCGTGGCCCTCGGCGAGGTCGGTCACGGTCGTCGGATCGACCGCCGAACTGCCGCCGCGCTGGACGCCGGGGACCGAGACCGCGGTCACCGACCCGACCTCGTGTTCGACGAGCCCCTCGAACTCCGTGACGCCGACGTCCTGGCCGGGTTCGGCGTCGGTGATGGCGACCGCGGTCGCGCTCCCGGCCTCGCCCGCCGTCGCCGACAGCACGCCGTCGCGCATCGTGAGCGAGACCGTCTCGTCCGCCGCGATCTCGGTGGTGGCGACCGCGGTCTCGACCTCGACGCGACCGATGACGTCCTCGGTGACGTGCCGAATGAACCCCCGGAGGTCGTCGGTCTGGCTCAGGAGCCAGTCGACACCCTCCTTCGTGACCTCGTACCGGCCGCGGCCGTGCTTCGCGACGTAGCCCTCCTCGGCGAGGTCCCCGAGGTACTCGCTCACGGCCTGGGCGGTGACGCCGATGGCGTCGGCGATCTCGCGCTGGCTCACGGCGGGCTGGCGTTCGGCGACCTCGACTAGGATCTGATAGCGCGTGGCGTTTCGCTTGCTCTCGAGAACGCCCGCACGACCGGCCTCGTCCGCGTTCGTCGGCATACCTGCCCCTCGACACCCATCGAGCAAGTAGTTTGGCGTGGCCGACGGTGGGGGTCGATTCGCCGCCGAACCACCCTTTCCGAACCCACGAAACGGCCGGCTGCTATCACCTATCTCAGTTATTTTATATAGTCAGAAGTCGTATATAGGGTCGGAGATACACATGAGCTACAAAGACACTCCCTTCGAACGCATGGACCGGATGATGGACGAGATGAACCGCCGTTTCGCCGCGACGAACTGGGGTGACTGGCAGGACGCGGACTGGCGGATGCCCGCGTTGGAGGACGGTTCCGGCGACCGCTGGGACCACAGCGAGTGGGACACCACCCTGAACGTCGAACGCGATGCCGAGGGGTTCACCGTCCTCGCCGACACGCCCGGCTTCGAACGCGACGAACTCGACGTCCGGTTCCACGACGGCACCCTCCACATCGGTGGCACGCACGAGGACGACCACGAGGGGTTCCACAGCCGCCGGTTCAGCCGCGAGATCGGCCTCGACGGCGACGTCCTCGAAGACGAGATCACCGCCCACTACCGTAACGGCGTGCTCGAGATCAGGGTGCCCACCGAGGACACAGCCGAGGTCATCGACGAGGGCCGCCACATCGAGATCGAGGACTGACGACATACTCTACTATCTGATAATTTCTGCTTGTGCTATGGATTCTGATAGTTGAAACGACGGCTGGAAGCGTCGTTTTGCCCGCGAGTACGCCGTTCTTCGCCAGAGCCGTATTCCGTCTTTTGTATAGCAATAATTGGTTTATCGGGTCCCCGCAGGACAACTCTCGAAAACCGCCGAACGCTTCGTAGAGCACTCAAGAAACCGGATCCTCGATATCGGCGTCCGCGAACGCTTCCTCGCGCTCGATGCAGGCCGGACACTCCCCGCAGGGCTCCCCGTCCGCGTCGTTGTAGCAACTGAAGGTGAGCTCCCAGTCGACCCCGAGACGGTCGCCGAGGCGCAGGACGTTCGCTTTCGAGCGGTCGATGATCGGCGTCCGGATACGGATCGAGTGCCGGTCGGTCGAGCGGTCGACCGCGCTCTGGGCGGCCTCGATGAAGCTCGGTCGGCAGTCGGGATAGTCGGCCTCGTCGTTTCGCTGGGCCCCGTGATAGAGCGTGATGGGCTCCCCGGGGTCGGTGTGGTGTTCGGCGATCGCGGCGGCCGTGGTGAGGAAGTGGAGGTTTCGCTGGGGGACGTAGCCCACGCTGTGGCGCTCGTCGGTGGTGTGGTCCCGGTCGTACGTCTTGTCCTCGATCGTCCCCGCCGCGAACCCCGCGAACACGGTCCGGTAGTCACAGCCGTGGAGCGGGATGTCGTGTCGGTCGGCCTGGGCTTCGGCGTTGGCCCGCTCGATGGCCTCCGTTTGCTGGCCGTAGTCGATGTGGATCGCCTCGACCGTCTCGTGGTCGCGGAGCGCCCGTTGCAGGCAGACCGCCGAGTCGATACCGCCCGAGAGGAGGACGAACGCCGTCGAGTTCGTGTCGGTGTCGTCGTGGACGGTTTCGTGGGTCGTTGGTCGATCGGCTGCCGGGTCGCGAGACGGGTCGTGTCGTTCGGCCATCGCTATCGCCCCGCCTCGTCGTTCCAGAGGTTGACGTGGAGGCGCGGGGTGTACCGGTAGCCATGTTCCATCGCGAGGTCCGCGACGACCCCGCGGTTCGCGGCGATTTCGGCTTCGGTTCGTCCCTCGGGCATCAACAGGACGTCCCGATCCGGTATCCGAGCGCTCGTCTCCTCACGGATCCGGTCGACGAGGTCGTTGATCTCGTCGAGATCCGAGGGGTCGGTGACGACGAACTTGAGCTGTGTGGGGTAGTCCTCGACGAGTCGCGCCAGCGCGTCGAGGTCGATACGGCGCGCTTCGTGGCGCTCGCGCCACTCGCCGTCGCCTTTCGGGTCCCGTTCAGGGGTAGGGGTGCTGCTGGCGAGCTTCGGGCTGATGCTCGCGAGGTCGATCGCGGCGTCGCGGTGGATGGTCCCGTTGGTCTCGACGGTGACGTGGTAGCCCTCGTTCCCGAGCGCGTCGACGAGGGTGACGACCGCCTCGTGGATCAGCGGCTCGCCACCGGTTATCACGACGTGGTCGGCCCGGTCGTAGCTCGTCACCTCGTCGACGATCGCTTCGATCCCCATCCAGGCGTGGGTCGGCTCCCAGGAGGTGTGGTACGAGTCACAGAACCAGCATCGCAGGTTACAGCCGCTGGTTCGAACGAAGACCGAGGGTACGCCGGCGAGCGTTCCCTCTCCCTGGAGCGAGTAGAAGAGCTCGTTGACCGGCAGCCCCGCCGCGTCGGGGTCGGCTTCGTTTCGGACTTCTTCACCGGGTTCGGCCTCGGCGTTGACCGGCATGCTACCTCGGGGCTTCCGTCCGGAGCTCGCTCGTTTCGGCGACCGAGACGGTGACGTCGGTCACCGTCGCCGGCAGCCGGTCGGCCAACCGCCGTTCGAGCACGATGCTCATCACCTCGGCCGTCGGGGGCTGGTCGAGCACGACGAGCGCGTCGCCGTCGCCACAGTCCTCGAAGGCCTCGACGAGGGGGTCACCGCGTTCGAGCAGGAACCGATGGTCCCACTCGTCGATGACGGCCGTCACGGTCCCCTTGTCGACGACCCAGCCTTCCTCCCGAAGCGTGCCGGTGACCTCGACACAGACCTCGTAGTTGTGACCGTGTGGACGGCTGCACTTGCCGTCGTGGCGACGCAGTCGGTGGCCCGCGCTGAGGCGGATCGGCCGTTCGTGTCCGATCGAGAGCGTCCGTTCGTCGTCAACGACCGACGACGAGTCGCCAACGGTCGACGACGAACCGGTTCGATGTTCGTTCGAGGCGATTCGGGGCATAGCCGGCTATTAGTCCACAGCAGCATAAGGGTGGTCAAACGAGCGAGGCGGGCCTACTCCTCGTGGTCGAGTCGGCCGTGGCGGTCGTCGATATCGTCGAGCAGGTCGAGGGTCTTCCGCATCGAGGCCCGGATCGCCTCGCTCCGGTTCACGAACTTGCCGTGTTCACCCACGTGGCTGTCGAGGTCGTCGAGGAGTTCCTGGGGGACGTCGACGCTGATCTTCGGCATACTCGATAATAGCCAGCGAATAGATTAAAGTCGCTTCGCTGATCCGGGCGCGATGTCCGTCGCTGCCGAAAGGGGAGTTACTCGGTGTGGGATAGTATCTGCAGATGGTAGGCGGAATCGACGCGGTAGCATCGATTTGGGTGTCGTCTCTCCGATTCGTCCGTGATTCAGCGGTGACTCTCGGTTCGATGGCTCTTCATCGCCCGTTCCTCCAGAAACGGGGTGCTACACTCCGGACAGCGGAACAGGCGGTCGTTGAGGGTCTGCTGGAGGGTGGTACTGGTATCGTCGGCCATGTGAACGTAACCCACACACGAGGGGTAGTAACGTTTTCTATCCGTCCAGTTCCACCCGAGATCGTTTACGAACGATATCCGTGTTGGATTTTTCTGCTCTATTTGTCGAACGATGGGATTTTCGACTCTACGGAGGAGATCGTCCCAGAAAAGCTATATCGACCTGCCTGGCGTTCGAATCGGGGGTGGCGAGTCGCGTTCCGGCCTCCCGTTTCGATAACCGGGGCGAGAGCGGATCGCCGGAACCGTGTCGATCCCCGAGAGCGCCCTCTTCCGTCCGAACGACTAAGACGAACGGCCGACCACGGTCGATACGGGTATTCGCTATGGAGGACGACGCAGAACCGGTCTACTGCAACTCGTGTGGGAAGGTAACGTACGATCTCGTCGAGGTCGAACAACCCCTGTCTGGGGGAACGACGTTGGCCTGTCCCCGTTGTAAGTCCACGGACACCGCACCCACCGCCCGACGGGCCGACCTTCCGGACTCGACCGGGAACTATCCGTCCGGACTGCTCGAATAGCTGATTCTCAGTGTGACTCCGAACGGCACTCGGGACAGGCACCATCCTCGAGGTACTCTTCGAGAACCGTCTCGCCACAGTCGTCGCACGCTTCGAGCGGGGTGTCTTCCGATTGCGCCACCATACCTGCTGATGCAGGCCGATTCATTATAACGGTTCGGGAAAGGCAGCCTGTTCGTCCACGAGAAGAGGGGAGATGTTCGTCCCCGCTGGCCGAACCGTGCCCCCGCCGTGAACAGCGTGCAGAGTCGCGAAGACACGCGAACGGGCGGCGACTGGCCATCGAAAGCACGGGTCTGATGGGTTCGTCGCCCGAACGAGCTAGCAGGCATGCGACCACCGATGTACCGGTGCGAATCGTGTGGTGAAGGGGTCTCCCTCACCGTCGTCACGGAACGGCCCGACAACCGATCGACGCTCGAATACAGCTGTTCGTGCAGAATGAAGCGTATTCGAGCCGCCGAGCTCGAGCAACTCGGCGACCTCCCCGAGGAGGAGCTGCCTCACAACTGGGAGCGCGTGAACGTGTTCCAGCCGGGTGCGACCGCGTAACCGGCTTTCGCGGCGAGCGACGTTCTCGACATTCCCAAGAGCGTGTGGTCTCGCATCGTGCAGTAGGGTGGATGGGGTACGAACCCACCCACGTTTAGCGAACGATACGGGGAAGTAAACACAAGGGTCGGTGATCGACAACCTAAGCATCTAGGGCGATCAGTGACCCGTCGGACGATAGAAACGTCGTCCATGACGAAAGACAGCGGTAAGCAGGACGGCGTCGGTCGACGGACGGTTCTTCGGCGCGTCGGCGCGCTCGGCGTCGCCGGGGCGGTCGGTGTGGGCGGGCTCCAGTACTTCGGTACCGAGCCGGTGTTCGCCCTCGAAGAGCGGACCTTCACCGCCGACG is drawn from Halococcus hamelinensis 100A6 and contains these coding sequences:
- a CDS encoding glycosyltransferase family 4 protein, whose product is MRILRVAQKVYPDVVGGGPYHVHALSRDQAAMGHDVTVLTIGEDGPRREERDGYTVIRRPATAELLGNDISVGVARFLRQADDYDVVHAHSHLYFSTNLAALKRRLDSTPLAITNHGLYSQSAPEWVFRLYLRSLGRATFNTADAAFCYTVEDASRLREVGVRSDIHVVSNGIDETRFSPEGPARSGIAGDPAVVFVGRLVEGKRPGDALAAIETVRETHPNARLWFVGTGPLRTELEDRVAEHGLDDAVGFLGEVDYEAMPAVYRAADLFVLPSRAEGLPRTVLEALSTGTPVVTSDLTQIRSVVDGAGVTVPVGNQEGFASAIDDLADDEERYARYSEQGRERIAEEYSWSATARKTTTHLAALCGADPLTDEPVSD
- a CDS encoding glycosyltransferase, whose protein sequence is MKVCFLINQLAPGGAPTLLLDIVRNTDSTTDIEYTVCFIEGDDTLVPAFETAGARVVDFEAEFKFDPRALARMARFFRREEFDVLHAHLPYSQTVGRVFGRLGGIDAVVSTQHSAPNNYHPITRLLERLTRPLDSRTVAVSKAVERLFTGESHAYEPGQTHQWCTIHNGLDTEEFGTEVRTAKTDSIRHEWGLGDGPILLNVGRYFPQKSQHTLIKAMSHVVKMRPDAQLLIVGWGELENELRSAVRERGLDDNVRVTGRVPTIHPYYRLADAFVLSSTRESFGIVLLEAMAAKLPVVATDVQGIPEVVDHGRTGLLVPPNDPERLAEAMVEALRTDEPLGENGYERAATEFDIRTTTASHIELYRELGGTAAGPSESRRD
- a CDS encoding HAD-IIA family hydrolase → MTTRGVIIDLDGTVYRGETPVPGARRGIDALREAGYTPCFFSNNPTRSAAGFADRLAGMGFDVDPETIRSAATVTTDYLTREHPDDRVFLIGSSGLRSLFEAAGLALVEDPEACDVLVASYDRGFTYDDMTAGLRALEAGAAFVGTDPDVTIPTDDGRSVPGSGAIINAVAGVAEREPDIVVGKPSGEALDAALAALSDPDECLVVGDRLDTDIALGERGGLTTVLVRSGVTDEHTLATG
- a CDS encoding glycosyltransferase family 2 protein, giving the protein MVDDSTEPLVTAIIPSYNRPGRLERALASIEAQTYSPIEVIVVDDHSDEPVETVLSRLDDRFVANVQCLRHEKNRGGSAARNTGIEAASGEFIAFLDDDDEWHPEKIERQVAVFENAPPNVGVVYSGVRNVDSRDRTNHEKTPKHTGKVTKKLLLHNFIGTFSSVMIRHDAVEHVGLLDERFPSWQDWDYYLRLSRECSFESVPTVLVTRHTDSSGDQISRSYRKKRDRTVPLFREKYEDWAREYGRLFHRQMVAAIQYRLGRSALSNHAYAEGREQLLRAVFHYPALWEAYPYIGATLLGNRGYEAARGVKRAVVRLRH
- a CDS encoding NAD-dependent epimerase/dehydratase family protein, with the translated sequence MILVTGGAGFIGGHLAETFVREGHDVVALDNLEPFYDVGIKRRTIEAARTAAEDGGSYEFVEGDVRDAETVHDLVADAEYVFHQAAQAGVRTSVENPRKVDDINVEGTLNVLDAARESGVERVVFASSSSVYGKPVSLPYQEDQPTTPVSPYGVSKLAAENYVRVYGDLYDIPTVALRYFTVYGPRMRPNMAISNFVSRCTNDEPPVVYGDGSQTRDFTYVADIVRANAKLLDTDAADGETMNIGSTDTVSIETLATTVRDAIAPELDIEYGERQAGDAEHTHADVSKAGELIGYEPTEDIRSGVERFIDWYQDNREWYEPLVRSS
- a CDS encoding sulfatase; translated protein: MVSRPNVVVVVMDTARARDVVRSAHRETRLPAIDRLAEEGTEYTNAFASAPWTLPSHAGLFTGTYSSKHGAHAGHKHLDEGLPTLAEAFRSNGYETVAVSNNTWISEEFGFARGFETLYKTWQYVQTDTDLGEVARTKRGSEMVRALAARLLDGNPAINAANAVYGQFFRKRTDDGARRTNEWLRGWLADRSSRKPFFTFVNYLEPHLEYHPPRALAEQYLPNGVTYDDAMAVSQDAWAYITGHESHTEADFDILHGLYNAEIAYLDRRIGDLRGYLEATGEWEDTVLVVTGDHGENIGDHGLMDHQYSLYDSLLHVPLVVAGGAFDGGGRVEDLVQLTDLAPTLLDAADLDAPAMRESIQGRSFHPDANADPRTHAIAEYMAPQPSMDALREQVGPLPDGFPYDRSLRAVRTDDDKLIRGSDGTRERYEVRTDPEESTDLADESSDRVAELETVLDDWLESFEHSEASGSVSMTDATKDRLEDLGYL